CGAGGCCCCAGACCACGAAATATATGAACTTCCAGCCCCCGCTGCTCCCGCCGAATTGGATGCCGGGGGCGGCGACGATAATTCCATCTTGGGCGACACTGATATGGGCACTGACAGCACTCAGCATCTCAGTGCTTACGAAATCGCCAGGAGGAAGTTGGATCGACAGCTTCAGGGTCCTGTGCCAGAGTACACGCCACCTGCCGACGGCGTCGTGCCACAGGAGGAGAAGCCGTCTGTTCCTGGGCTACGGCCAACTCTTCAAACTCATTTGGCTGATCAGCCATCTCCGATCTCACCAACCCGATCCCGTGGCGCGGAGTCCACCTCGAACACGTTCCTTGCATCAGAGCCATCGCCCGTTTCTCCCCGTGGAGATTGGAGTTCAGCCGAGCTTCCTTCGCCAGTCACAGCATCCATGCCACCGAGGTCATATTCATCGGGCGGCACGAGAAGCGGCGGTCACTCAACGACTAGCCGATCTTTGTCAGTGAATTCAAATGCCCCAGTCTCGCCAGTGACGGACACTATGCCGGCGGTGCCCGCGGCTTTTCAACGGACACCTATAGACCCGTCCAAGATAGTGTGCCTGGGACCATTGCCCGAGAATGTTCAACTTCCTGGACAGAGCGCCGGAACAGGGTCTCGCATCGTTGGTTCTGACGGGCGAAGCATACCCGGTAACCTTTTCACGGCTGGATCTCGCGTATCCGAGGCCAGCCTGGGAAGCAATTtcacagaagaagaggacagAATGGCTGATGAAATGTCTCGACATCCCAGCGTGAGAATGGGCCAAGGGCATCATGCAAATGCCCTGAGTCGATTAAACACAGATCGACCACCGCTACCTTCACAAccagaagagcaagaaggcGAAGAGTCTCCTAAGCCAGCAGAGTCGGACGAATTACCCGAAGACGGCCGCATCGACCCTGGCCGCGATTTAATCCACGTTCCTCAAATGGCTGATAAACGATACAGCTGGGAAGAGGACAGGTCATAACAACAGGAGAAGCAGGTTCGCTGACATATGCAACTTGCACACACTACTTTCCTTTGGTGTTCTCATATATGGCGATCTTTATATCTTTGTTTGTAATTTTGCTTGCGATTTTTGGAAACAACAATAGCGAAGGAGTTTTGGTTTAACAGTCCAACTTTCTGACTAGAGGACAAGGCTACTACAACTACACCTTGTTATCTTTTCACTCCACAAAAGACGGAAACTGattttcattttcatctcATTCTTCATTAGGAGAAACACAAATATGCGTTTAGGGAAAGGGTGTACCCAGGGAACCGGAGTTATTAGTCTGTCTTTGACTTTTTCTTTGTGCCATTGGGGATTTGATACTTTACGGATACAATTAAGGGATACTTTTAGGAGCATGAGGAGCATGGTCCATTCCATTTTGTTGGATATTTTCTTACGCGCTTATGAGATGGACTTGGACTGGCCGAGGAATACAGAGATATAAGGCGATGTCAGGGCTATTGCTGCCTGGGTCGCGGAAATGGTCATCTCTGCTGAGGAAGCTAAAAAGGCTAGATAGATGTGGGATTGGGAGCTAAACTGAAGAGAATAGTAGGGCAGTTTTGTTCCCCAATTGATAATGAAAACATTCTCATGAATCCGGTTTGGGCTGTCACATTGACCTTGATATTGATGACCAACTTTGAACTTTGAATAGTGTATGTTTTATGCTGTGATCTATACCATATTGACCTTGTCAGTAAGACACTGGCCCTAAATTGCATAATGTCTATGATTGTGCGTCATGTATATTCCGTGTGCTCTATGCCATTTACCAAATCTCCTGCCACCAGGTAATACTctccaacaccttcttcctctcctcgGCGTCTCCCCCCTCGACATACGGATCAAAGACGGCATACTTGCACGCATCAGCCATCTTGGACGACCCGCCGCACACAGCAAAAATTGCGTTCTGCGGAATCAACCCCTCCAGCAACCTTGCCTCCTTGCGTATCAAATCCTGAACATAGATCTTTTCACGCTGGTCTCTTGAAAAGGCCGTAAAGACGGTAAGGTTCGCCTTGGCAGCGATGTCCGCCCACTCCCGGGCAAAGAAGTTATCCGCATCCTTGTTGCGGTTGCCGAAGAACAAGATCATGGGCGCGGGGGAGTCGTGCGTCATTCTCTCGTGGATGAGGGACCGGACGGGCGCTACACCCGTGCCGGTGGCCATGGCTACGAGTGGTcgtttggcgttgagggCGCCGTGGATGGGGGACAGGACGGGTTTGAGGGTGACGGTGAGGGTTGTCCGGGGAGGGAGGTGTGTGATGTAGCGGGAGCAGAGGCCCTCTCGGGGCTTGCGCAGGATGGTGCGGTACTTGACGAGCGCGATGAGGAGCTGTAttcttgtggttgatggggaggggTGGAGGGTGTGGCCgccgttggcgatgctgaaGTCGCGGCCGCGGATGAGGGGGAATACGTCTAGGATGCGGGAGGGGGGTACGCGGACGGAGTGGAATTCCTCGAGGACTTCGATGATTGTGCGGCGCGAGCGGGTCGCGTAGTCGAAGTATTCGTCTAGGTATTCTGTCATTGTGAATTCGAGGAGCCGTTCCTTGTGGTCCTGGTCGGAGGAGAAGTAGGAGAGGTTTTTGAGGAATGAGCGCCGCGGCACGgcgttgatgtcgatgctgtggaggaggatgtcgCGGATGGTGGAGTGAGGTGTCGTGTAGAGAGTGGGAGGGAGGGAGCAGAGCGATAGGTCGAGCGGTTGGTCGGCGATGGCATCCCATTCCATGAGGGTGATGACTCTTTGGACGTCGGAGGGGAAGTTTTTCGGGTAGATGGTTAGACAGTCGCCTGGGTTGACTTGCAGGGGTTTATCTGCGTTTGGGATGTCGAAGGACACGAGGCGGACGTCTTGCCAGTGTTTCTCGGGGGTGAGTCTTTTGTTTTCGATGAGCGTGGCGTGTAGACCCTTGGGGATATGGAGTTGAGTTAGTGGTGGCGATGATTGGGTCTTGGTGTCGCCGTTGGTGTGAGATGTTGcgggtttggcttggtttaTGGCGGGTGCGAGTGACCATTTTGGAGGGAGCATCTCATCTTCGGGGATGGGATCTCGTCCTTTCGGATCGGGATGGTGTTCTAGCAGATGCTTGCGGAGGTCATCTGCCCAACGGACAAAACTCCCATCGATACTATTATGTGTTAGATGACGGATTTGCATGGATGGCGGTGTGAGGTGCTGACCCTTCTGGGAATTGCTCGTCTGCTTCGCAAGGCTCAATGAATGTGGACGCTCCTAGTTGATCAAGCCGTCGGATGAGTTTCCTGGCTGCCCAGTTGAATCTATCTTGAGTTAGTTACATTTGCTTTTCgtggatgtgttggcaaAGACGACTTACTTGAGATATGTGCTGTCTCCAAGGCCGACACATGAATACTTCATTTCGGCGAGGCAGCCTGGCGGTAGCTTCTTGCGGAGGAGTTTCTTCCAGAATAAGAGAGAGTTGTGAGGCATGTCTCCTTGTCCGGTTGTCGAAACGACAAACAGCACAAacagatgctggagaagctcgctctgcagaatgtgagtTAGCAAAATGCGTGAATTGGCGCTTTCGTGTTCCTTCAACACATACCAAATCTACATTGTCCAGCTCCTCCACTCGACTGGCAAAGTGTAGCCTTTGACAGATTTTGCCCAGTTCTTCGGCCATGTCCTGCGCATTGCCAGTTTCGGAGCCGTACAGGACCAGAACGGTCCTGCCTGAGGTGGTCATGCTGTCTGCTTTTGCCACCTCTGGCGAAAATATGAGCCCAGAGTGAGGAGGGTTAGCAGCAGAGTTGCGTCTGGAAGTGTCTGCGCATGGGGAAGTCGTATGCAGAGGGCTATGTTGATGTGTGTGACGTCGTTTATGACAATCGTCAAGGACGTGAGAGGTGATGGCGGAATAAAATTCAGTGGTTGATTGAACGGGTCCGATGCCGGGCGGTGGCGTTAGACCCAGCAGGCCAAGATCTTATCAATCGGAGTGGCATAGTTACATCACCGATTCAAAAGTGGTAAATTTCAGGTGCGCAAAGAGTACAGATGTTGATCTATGCAATTTCATTAATAAAGCAGCGTAATCGAATAGCTGTGCTCTTCATGTTGTGTTGTAGGTATTTTAAATGGAAGCGATGGTTGAGATGTGGTGAATTACTACCATCTGTCCAAAATTTAGAACTCACTTTGCATACAGATCTCATTTGACTATGACAGAGAATATAGGCCAGGCTCAGATATTGGTCTCCGTGCGAACTGTGGTGGCCCCTTGACAAGAAGTGTCTATGGCCAGCACCAGTTGCCTCGAGCTACTTGACTCGCAAGATTGGATGTCATGCTCCTCAATTTCCGAAAGCCAAGATGTCAGGGTCTCGACGCTGCCAcccgttgttggtgtggaCAAGGGCTGCAAATGGCGGCGAGACAAAGTGCCTGGTCCAGTTCTTTGGGTTGGAGGCCGGGGATCTGGGAGCTGGAGCCTCGTTACCAGCCAAAGCGCATTCCGGCCCTGTACTTAAGTAATGGTCAATATGCTTGTTGGACGCACAAATCGATTTGCGCACacacttgacacttgacactGAGAAATATGGAAGTGTGGAAACTCATAAGCAAAGACCAGCCACAACACAACAGCTGCTTGACAAACTGCACCAGTGTACGACAGCCATCGTAATTGTGTTCCCGCCTCGTGCATCCGTCGCTGATGTGAGCAAGCGGAATTACTGCGTATGCATCAGTCATTGCAATCCCGGTTTCAAGGCCTGGGTTTCCATTTTCAATGCCCAGGCTCAACTTAGCTTGTGGAATTTGAAGGGTCGGGACGAGTGGATATGTGGGACAGCCGGTCGCATGGGTGCTCCGTCGCAGCCGGGCACTGGCAGATAAGTAGTGAATCAAGTTGCAAGTCGACTGTAGTAACAAAAGTAAATAACAGTTGATTCACCTTGCGTGAGAATGACGGTCGTGATGGCAGAGAAAGACAACCGAAGAATTTTGTCCATCCTGACCCAGACCGATTTGTGCGCATCTGGAGGGCTTAGGTTTGATGGTAGCTTGATGCTAGGCCTTAACTTGGCCGAATGATTCAACGGGCAGGGGCTGACCAACATCTCAGCTTGTTCGAGGCAGGCACTCAGGCATCTACTTCTGTGCTCCGTAAGGATACTTTGAACTCCAGGCCTAGTTCTTTGGAACAAGATGTCAATACCTTCAGGAAATGTGTACGAGGTTCTTGAACTGTGTCATATGTTTAGGTGCAAGATTGGACCTCGCTGACACTAAGATAAGGTAAACCGAAGTGCTCGATTATTTTGGCGAGCTGAACTGTGTGTATTTACGCATTGAAGATACCATATACTCCCAATGTGCTGACGATTGTTGCATGCAAGTGGTTTCACACAGCCCAGATGTCAGATTGAGTGCGTCGCATGG
The genomic region above belongs to Pochonia chlamydosporia 170 chromosome 2, whole genome shotgun sequence and contains:
- a CDS encoding sulfite reductase flavoprotein alpha-component (similar to Cordyceps militaris CM01 XP_006669344.1); translation: MTTSGRTVLVLYGSETGNAQDMAEELGKICQRLHFASRVEELDNVDLSELLQHLFVLFVVSTTGQGDMPHNSLLFWKKLLRKKLPPGCLAEMKYSCVGLGDSTYLKFNWAARKLIRRLDQLGASTFIEPCEADEQFPEGIDGSFVRWADDLRKHLLEHHPDPKGRDPIPEDEMLPPKWSLAPAINQAKPATSHTNGDTKTQSSPPLTQLHIPKGLHATLIENKRLTPEKHWQDVRLVSFDIPNADKPLQVNPGDCLTIYPKNFPSDVQRVITLMEWDAIADQPLDLSLCSLPPTLYTTPHSTIRDILLHSIDINAVPRRSFLKNLSYFSSDQDHKERLLEFTMTEYLDEYFDYATRSRRTIIEVLEEFHSVRVPPSRILDVFPLIRGRDFSIANGGHTLHPSPSTTRIQLLIALVKYRTILRKPREGLCSRYITHLPPRTTLTVTLKPVLSPIHGALNAKRPLVAMATGTGVAPVRSLIHERMTHDSPAPMILFFGNRNKDADNFFAREWADIAAKANLTVFTAFSRDQREKIYVQDLIRKEARLLEGLIPQNAIFAVCGGSSKMADACKYAVFDPYVEGGDAEERKKVLESITWWQEIW